A genome region from Geobacter pickeringii includes the following:
- a CDS encoding Slp family lipoprotein — translation MKNFFALLLLTLTALAGCAHVISDESRRLVDPGITFSMLKEKPDSYTGKYVMLGGVIAGIKNTKEGSQLEVMQVRLDDSGMPEDTFRTEGRFLATTDRFLDSMIFKPGRLVTAVGEVRGKKTVPLDEVDYTYPVIAIREIHVWKSYDYEQGYPYPTPAPYYYYDPYYYGFWPGPYWYRPLGPVYRRW, via the coding sequence ATGAAGAATTTCTTCGCCCTGCTTCTTCTGACACTCACGGCGCTTGCCGGGTGCGCCCACGTGATCAGCGACGAATCGCGCCGACTCGTTGATCCGGGCATCACCTTCAGCATGCTCAAGGAGAAGCCCGACAGCTACACCGGCAAATACGTCATGCTCGGTGGGGTAATCGCCGGAATCAAGAACACGAAGGAGGGGAGCCAGCTCGAAGTGATGCAGGTGAGGCTCGACGACTCGGGGATGCCGGAGGATACCTTTCGCACGGAAGGAAGATTTCTCGCCACCACCGACCGATTCCTCGACAGCATGATCTTCAAACCGGGAAGGCTCGTCACCGCCGTCGGCGAAGTCAGGGGGAAGAAAACCGTTCCCCTCGACGAAGTGGACTACACCTACCCCGTGATCGCCATCAGGGAGATCCATGTCTGGAAGAGCTACGACTACGAGCAGGGCTACCCCTACCCGACTCCCGCCCCCTATTACTATTACGATCCCTACTACTACGGCTTCTGGCCCGGCCCGTACTGGTATCGCCCCCTCGGCCCCGTCTACCGGCGTTGGTAG
- a CDS encoding cofactor-independent phosphoglycerate mutase, translating into MKYIVLLGDGMSDEPLKELGDRTPLMAARTENLDYMARRGRLGLARTVPKGLPPGSDVANLSVFGYDPRSCYTGRSPLEAASMGVELGPDDVAFRVNLVNLQPARGTLIMNDYSAGHISTEEGRELIEALQRDMGDDEFHFYPGVGYRHLMVWRNGKHALTATPPHDISGQGILDHLPKGEGADRLIYLMNTSQMILNNHPQYRRRLEADKVPANSIWLWGHGKAPRMEPFRDRFGLTGAVISAVDLVRGIGVCAGLDVIRVEGATGYIDTNYEGKVTAALEALETRDYVYLHVEAPDEAAHSGNLEHKLQAIEDFDARVVGPIMEGMKKFGEYRILCTPDHPTPLRIKTHTDDPVPFILYGGEGEERGGVRGYDEESARNAGLFLDEGFRLMEMMLGR; encoded by the coding sequence ATGAAGTACATCGTGCTGCTCGGCGACGGAATGTCTGACGAGCCGTTGAAGGAACTGGGCGACCGGACGCCGCTCATGGCTGCCAGGACGGAAAATCTCGACTACATGGCCCGGCGCGGCCGGCTGGGGCTGGCCCGGACCGTGCCGAAGGGGCTCCCGCCGGGGAGCGACGTGGCGAACCTCTCGGTGTTCGGCTACGACCCGCGCAGCTGCTACACCGGCCGCTCTCCCCTGGAGGCGGCGAGTATGGGGGTCGAGCTTGGCCCCGACGACGTAGCGTTCCGGGTGAACCTCGTGAACCTGCAGCCGGCACGCGGCACCCTCATCATGAACGACTACTCCGCGGGGCACATCTCCACCGAGGAGGGGCGGGAGCTGATCGAGGCGCTCCAACGCGACATGGGCGACGACGAGTTTCACTTCTATCCCGGCGTCGGCTACCGGCACCTCATGGTCTGGCGCAACGGCAAGCATGCCCTCACGGCAACCCCTCCCCACGACATCTCGGGGCAGGGCATTCTGGATCATCTCCCGAAGGGGGAAGGGGCGGACCGGCTCATCTACCTGATGAACACCTCTCAGATGATCCTCAACAACCATCCCCAGTACCGTCGCCGGCTGGAGGCGGACAAGGTCCCCGCCAATTCCATCTGGCTCTGGGGGCATGGCAAGGCGCCGCGGATGGAGCCGTTCCGCGACCGGTTCGGCCTCACGGGGGCGGTCATTTCGGCGGTGGACCTCGTGCGGGGTATCGGCGTCTGCGCCGGCCTTGACGTAATCCGGGTCGAGGGTGCCACCGGCTACATCGACACGAATTACGAGGGGAAGGTGACTGCGGCCCTCGAAGCGCTGGAGACACGCGATTACGTCTATCTCCACGTGGAGGCGCCGGACGAGGCTGCCCATTCGGGGAACCTGGAGCACAAGCTGCAGGCGATCGAGGACTTCGATGCCCGGGTCGTGGGGCCGATCATGGAGGGGATGAAGAAGTTCGGAGAGTATCGCATCCTCTGCACCCCCGACCATCCGACGCCGCTCCGGATCAAGACCCACACCGACGATCCGGTGCCGTTCATCCTCTATGGCGGCGAGGGCGAAGAGCGGGGAGGCGTGCGGGGGTACGACGAGGAATCGGCCCGGAACGCGGGACTCTTCCTCGACGAGGGGTTCCGTCTCATGGAGATGATGCTCGGCCGGTAA
- a CDS encoding aldehyde ferredoxin oxidoreductase family protein has translation MDRIARIDMGAAGGPKVTFEEVGEYAGLGGRALTSLVIATEVHPLCHPLGAENKLIFAPGMLSGTTGSMTGRLSVGCKSPLTGTIKESNAGGQAAQVLARIGYAAVILEGKPAGDDLYKIIINKDGITVEVDNSLQLMDNYPLVEKLRKEYGDKVAYITIGSAGERQLLAASIACTDPELRPTRHCGRGGVGAVMGAKRVKAIILDDAGMKMRPAKEPEKFRDANRKFVEGLRKHPVTGEGLPAYGTNVLTNVLNEAGGYPTRNFKGGVFEGSAKLSGEAQAELEVKRGGTATHGCHRGCVIQCSGIFNDKDGNYVTKQPEYETVWSHGGHCGIDDLDTVAKLDYMDDNFGLDTIEMGVTIGVAMDAGLAEFGDREAAIRLMEEVGKGTPLGRVLGCGAEITGKVFGVEKVPVVKGQALPAYDPRPIQGIGVTYATTTQGADHTAGYAIATNILKVGGDVDPLKTEGQVELSRNLQIATAAIDSTGMCLFIAFAIMDQPETFQALLDMLGAFYGITMTGDDVVALGKKVLSAERDFNKRAGFTKEHDRLPRFFYTDPIAPHNQTFSVPDEELDQLFNW, from the coding sequence ATGGACAGAATCGCGCGGATTGACATGGGGGCAGCGGGTGGTCCCAAGGTGACCTTCGAGGAGGTTGGCGAGTATGCCGGTTTGGGCGGCCGTGCCTTAACGTCGCTCGTCATCGCCACGGAGGTGCATCCCCTCTGTCATCCCTTGGGAGCGGAAAACAAGCTGATCTTTGCCCCGGGAATGCTCTCCGGCACCACCGGCTCCATGACCGGCCGCCTCTCGGTGGGGTGCAAGAGCCCCCTGACCGGCACCATCAAGGAGTCCAACGCCGGCGGCCAGGCGGCCCAGGTGCTAGCCCGGATCGGCTATGCCGCGGTCATCCTGGAGGGGAAACCTGCCGGTGACGACCTCTACAAGATCATCATCAACAAGGACGGCATCACGGTGGAGGTGGACAACAGCCTGCAGTTGATGGACAACTACCCCCTCGTTGAGAAACTGCGGAAGGAATACGGCGACAAGGTTGCCTACATCACCATCGGCTCGGCCGGTGAGCGGCAGCTCCTGGCCGCCTCCATCGCCTGCACCGACCCGGAGCTGCGCCCCACCCGCCACTGCGGCCGCGGCGGCGTCGGCGCGGTCATGGGTGCCAAGCGGGTGAAGGCGATCATCCTAGACGACGCCGGCATGAAGATGCGTCCGGCCAAGGAGCCGGAGAAGTTCCGGGACGCCAACCGCAAGTTCGTGGAGGGGCTCCGCAAGCACCCGGTCACCGGCGAGGGGCTCCCGGCCTACGGCACCAACGTCCTCACCAACGTCCTCAACGAGGCGGGGGGCTATCCGACCCGCAACTTCAAGGGGGGTGTCTTTGAAGGGTCCGCCAAGCTTTCCGGCGAGGCCCAGGCCGAGCTGGAGGTCAAGCGGGGGGGGACCGCCACCCACGGCTGCCACCGCGGCTGCGTCATCCAGTGCTCCGGCATCTTCAACGACAAAGACGGCAACTACGTCACCAAGCAGCCCGAGTACGAGACGGTCTGGTCCCACGGTGGTCACTGCGGCATCGACGATCTCGATACCGTGGCAAAACTGGACTACATGGATGACAATTTCGGTCTCGACACCATCGAGATGGGGGTCACCATCGGCGTGGCCATGGATGCGGGGCTGGCGGAGTTCGGCGACCGCGAAGCGGCCATCAGGCTCATGGAGGAAGTGGGCAAGGGTACGCCCCTGGGACGCGTGCTCGGCTGCGGCGCCGAGATCACCGGCAAGGTCTTCGGCGTGGAGAAGGTGCCGGTGGTGAAGGGGCAGGCGCTTCCCGCCTACGACCCACGCCCCATCCAGGGGATCGGCGTCACCTACGCCACCACCACCCAGGGGGCCGACCATACCGCCGGCTATGCCATCGCCACCAATATCCTGAAAGTCGGCGGGGACGTGGATCCGCTCAAGACCGAGGGGCAGGTGGAGTTGTCGCGGAACCTCCAGATCGCCACCGCCGCCATCGACTCCACCGGCATGTGCCTCTTCATCGCCTTCGCCATCATGGATCAGCCGGAGACCTTCCAGGCGCTCCTCGACATGCTCGGCGCCTTCTACGGCATCACCATGACCGGCGACGACGTAGTGGCTCTCGGCAAGAAGGTGCTCTCCGCCGAGCGCGACTTCAACAAGCGGGCAGGCTTCACCAAGGAGCACGACCGGCTCCCCCGCTTCTTCTACACCGACCCGATCGCGCCCCACAATCAGACCTTCTCGGTACCGGACGAGGAGCTCGATCAGCTCTTCAACTGGTAG
- a CDS encoding UDP-glucose dehydrogenase family protein, giving the protein MKICVIGTGYVGLVAGTCFAESGNTVICVDVNREKIEGLKEGIIPIYEPGLKELVLRNSAEGRLSFTTDLAAAVKASLVNFIAVGTPPGEDGSADLQHVIAVAREIGRHMEGFKIVVDKSTVPVGTADKVRQAVQEELDARGVGIEFDVVSNPEFLKEGAAIDDFMKPDRVVIGADNVRTAEIMKELYSPFMRKTNRLIVMDVRSAEMTKYAANAMLATRISFMNQIANLCERMNADVSAVREGIGSDSRIGYDFLFPGVGYGGSCFPKDVKALVKTAEECGYDFALLKAVEEVNERQKSVLTEKLIAYFSRENATAPLAGRTIAVWGLSFKPRTDDMREAPSVVIISRLLEMGATVRAHDPEAVREARKIFGDRITYSGSSQYDILSGADALAIVTEWNEYRNPDFDRIRESLTRPVIFDGRNLYNVRRMKEIGFEYFSIGRNAAGFVEK; this is encoded by the coding sequence GTGAAAATATGCGTCATTGGAACCGGGTATGTCGGCCTTGTGGCCGGTACCTGCTTTGCCGAGAGCGGCAATACCGTTATCTGTGTCGATGTGAACAGGGAGAAGATCGAGGGGCTCAAGGAGGGGATCATACCGATCTACGAGCCGGGACTCAAGGAGCTTGTCCTGCGCAACAGCGCCGAAGGGCGCCTCTCCTTCACCACCGACCTGGCGGCCGCCGTCAAGGCGTCGCTCGTTAATTTCATCGCCGTCGGCACCCCCCCGGGTGAGGACGGTTCTGCCGATCTTCAGCATGTCATTGCCGTGGCGCGCGAGATCGGCCGGCACATGGAAGGGTTCAAGATTGTTGTCGACAAGTCGACGGTTCCGGTCGGCACCGCGGACAAGGTGCGCCAGGCGGTGCAGGAGGAACTCGACGCCCGGGGGGTGGGGATCGAGTTCGACGTGGTCTCCAATCCGGAGTTCCTCAAGGAAGGGGCCGCCATCGACGATTTCATGAAGCCCGACCGGGTCGTCATCGGCGCCGACAATGTCCGGACCGCCGAGATCATGAAGGAGCTCTATTCCCCCTTCATGCGCAAGACCAACCGGTTGATCGTCATGGACGTCCGGAGCGCCGAGATGACCAAGTATGCCGCCAACGCCATGCTGGCCACCCGGATATCGTTCATGAACCAGATCGCCAATCTCTGCGAGCGGATGAATGCAGACGTTTCCGCCGTTCGCGAGGGGATTGGCTCCGACTCCCGCATCGGCTACGACTTTCTCTTTCCCGGCGTCGGTTACGGCGGCTCCTGTTTCCCCAAGGACGTGAAGGCCCTCGTCAAGACCGCCGAAGAGTGCGGCTACGATTTCGCCTTGCTCAAGGCGGTGGAGGAGGTCAACGAGCGCCAGAAGAGCGTCCTGACCGAAAAGCTCATCGCCTATTTCTCCCGCGAGAACGCCACTGCACCGCTCGCCGGCAGGACCATCGCCGTCTGGGGGCTTTCCTTCAAGCCCCGCACCGACGACATGCGCGAAGCCCCGTCGGTCGTCATCATCAGCCGGCTCCTGGAAATGGGGGCAACCGTCCGTGCCCACGACCCCGAAGCGGTGAGAGAGGCGCGAAAGATTTTCGGCGACCGGATCACCTACAGCGGTTCCAGCCAGTACGACATCCTCTCCGGAGCCGATGCCCTCGCCATCGTCACGGAGTGGAACGAATACCGCAATCCCGACTTCGACCGGATCCGGGAATCTTTGACGCGGCCGGTGATTTTTGACGGGCGCAATCTGTACAACGTGCGGCGGATGAAAGAAATCGGCTTCGAATACTTCTCCATCGGTCGCAACGCCGCGGGATTTGTCGAGAAATAG
- a CDS encoding SPOR domain-containing protein, which produces MVVDYRERKQVTKNRPKSKPMGMVFFGFAVATVGSFALGMMADRLLLKIRPPKALVASAPQTAPSQAPPPASAPLTANTKAAAAPSPPAEPSLTFYNTLPKGGKAILGSGINPRNEEARAASPAKHPQSAPPSSKEQAAPSPVSVKEERGTTPADGREKKASGTNEQPSGKAQSEPGKEAGAKKTGGNAKGKFAVQYASAKDRKEAEAIKGKLAEKGFAAYIVESSVAGKGTWYRVRVGKQMDQPAASEMATMIGKGAIVVPE; this is translated from the coding sequence ATGGTTGTCGATTATCGCGAACGTAAACAGGTCACCAAGAATCGGCCAAAGTCCAAGCCGATGGGGATGGTGTTTTTCGGCTTTGCCGTGGCCACAGTGGGGTCATTCGCTCTCGGAATGATGGCAGATCGCCTTCTGCTGAAAATCCGCCCTCCGAAGGCTTTGGTTGCATCTGCTCCACAGACCGCACCATCGCAGGCGCCCCCTCCAGCGTCTGCCCCCCTGACTGCAAACACCAAAGCAGCCGCGGCACCGTCCCCTCCCGCAGAGCCCTCCCTCACGTTCTACAATACCCTGCCCAAGGGGGGGAAAGCGATCCTGGGAAGCGGCATTAACCCGCGAAATGAAGAGGCCCGGGCAGCTTCGCCGGCGAAACATCCCCAGTCGGCACCACCTTCGTCCAAAGAGCAGGCTGCGCCGAGCCCGGTCTCTGTCAAGGAAGAACGCGGCACCACGCCGGCCGATGGCCGGGAGAAAAAGGCAAGCGGGACAAACGAACAACCGAGTGGCAAGGCTCAGTCGGAACCAGGCAAGGAAGCCGGTGCCAAGAAGACAGGGGGGAACGCCAAGGGGAAGTTCGCCGTTCAGTATGCGTCAGCCAAGGACCGAAAAGAGGCCGAGGCCATAAAGGGGAAGCTTGCGGAAAAAGGGTTTGCTGCCTATATCGTCGAATCATCGGTGGCGGGCAAAGGCACCTGGTATCGGGTGCGCGTCGGCAAGCAGATGGATCAGCCGGCCGCAAGCGAGATGGCAACCATGATCGGCAAAGGGGCAATCGTTGTCCCGGAATAA
- a CDS encoding UDP-glucuronic acid decarboxylase family protein: protein MRILVTGGAGFIGSHLCERLLGEGHDVLCLDNFFTGSKRNIAHHLGNPRFELIRHDITEPILLEVDRVYNLACPASPVHYQYNPVKTIKTSVMGTINMLGLAKRVKARILQASTSEVYGDPQVHPQPESYWGNVNPIGIRSCYDEGKRVAETLMMDYHRQNGVDIRIVRIFNTYGPRMAVHDGRVVSNFIVQALQGEDITLFGDGSQTRSFCYVDDLVDGMIRMMECDGFIGPVNLGNPVENTIREFAERIVAMTGSSSKIVAMPLPSDDPRQRQPDISLARERLGWQPYVTLDTGLRKTIDYFAGVFAEA from the coding sequence ATGCGGATTCTTGTCACCGGCGGGGCCGGTTTCATCGGCTCGCATCTCTGCGAGCGGCTCCTCGGCGAAGGGCACGACGTTCTCTGTCTCGACAATTTTTTTACCGGCAGTAAGCGAAACATCGCCCACCATCTAGGGAACCCCCGTTTCGAGCTGATCCGCCACGACATCACCGAGCCGATTCTGCTGGAGGTCGACCGGGTCTACAATCTTGCCTGTCCTGCCTCTCCGGTGCACTATCAGTACAACCCGGTGAAGACCATCAAGACCAGCGTCATGGGAACCATCAACATGCTCGGTCTTGCCAAGCGCGTGAAGGCGCGGATCCTGCAAGCCTCAACCTCCGAGGTTTACGGTGATCCCCAGGTGCATCCGCAGCCCGAATCGTACTGGGGCAATGTGAATCCCATCGGGATCAGGAGCTGCTACGACGAGGGGAAGCGGGTGGCCGAGACCCTCATGATGGACTATCACCGCCAGAACGGCGTCGATATCCGGATCGTGAGGATCTTCAATACCTACGGGCCGCGGATGGCGGTACACGACGGGCGGGTGGTCTCCAATTTCATCGTGCAGGCGCTGCAGGGGGAGGACATCACCCTCTTCGGCGACGGCAGCCAGACCCGTTCGTTCTGCTACGTGGATGACCTCGTGGATGGAATGATCCGGATGATGGAGTGCGACGGCTTCATCGGCCCGGTCAACCTTGGGAATCCCGTCGAGAATACGATCCGCGAGTTTGCCGAGCGGATCGTGGCGATGACCGGATCCAGTTCGAAAATCGTTGCCATGCCCCTGCCGAGCGATGACCCCCGGCAGAGGCAACCGGACATCTCGCTGGCGCGGGAGCGGCTCGGCTGGCAACCGTACGTAACCCTCGATACGGGCCTCAGAAAGACCATTGACTACTTCGCCGGCGTTTTCGCCGAGGCATAG
- a CDS encoding HesA/MoeB/ThiF family protein, with translation MPSLEEFIREHADGDLVPWRSQVEAAGRFSLTLAEAEGTILKMGLLPARYQRNRQMLTIDQQLRLFRSTVAVIGCGGLGGYIIEELARLGVGTIIAIDPDTFVEHNLNRQLFSSLRLLGQAKVEAAAARIAEINPAVTLIPLREAFTRDNGQELLRYAHVAVDALDSVSARLELADVCDALNIPFVHGAIGGWYGQVLTQLPGERTLEKLYAGREDGTGIEKRLGNPSFTPAVIASMEVAETCKILLGLGRQRKGRKLTINLLDMDVEEIFI, from the coding sequence ATGCCATCCCTGGAGGAGTTCATCCGGGAACACGCCGACGGGGATCTTGTGCCATGGCGCAGCCAGGTGGAGGCGGCCGGGCGTTTCTCCCTCACCCTTGCCGAAGCCGAAGGGACGATCCTGAAGATGGGTCTCCTGCCGGCCCGCTACCAGCGCAACCGCCAGATGCTCACCATCGACCAGCAGCTTCGCCTCTTCCGGAGCACGGTTGCCGTCATCGGCTGCGGGGGGCTGGGTGGATACATCATCGAGGAACTGGCGCGGCTCGGCGTCGGCACGATCATCGCCATCGACCCGGACACCTTCGTGGAACACAACCTGAACCGCCAGCTCTTCTCCAGTCTCCGCCTGCTGGGTCAAGCCAAGGTAGAGGCGGCGGCGGCGCGGATTGCCGAGATCAATCCGGCGGTCACCCTTATCCCGCTCAGGGAAGCATTCACCAGAGATAACGGACAGGAACTTCTGAGATATGCCCACGTGGCGGTGGACGCGCTGGATTCAGTCTCTGCGCGCCTGGAACTGGCAGACGTCTGCGATGCGCTGAATATTCCCTTTGTGCATGGGGCCATCGGTGGTTGGTACGGCCAGGTTCTTACCCAACTGCCCGGTGAAAGGACGCTGGAAAAGCTCTACGCAGGCAGGGAGGATGGAACGGGAATAGAGAAGAGGCTCGGCAACCCTTCCTTCACACCAGCGGTCATCGCCAGCATGGAGGTGGCGGAAACCTGCAAAATTCTCCTTGGCCTGGGAAGGCAGAGGAAAGGACGAAAACTCACCATTAACTTGCTTGATATGGACGTGGAGGAAATATTCATCTAG
- the argS gene encoding arginine--tRNA ligase — protein sequence MKEIVRTLVRDGLERCFADGSLAPGEMPAVVIEKPAHEEHGDFACNVAMSMAKAQRKAPRQIAELLVKHIEDRDGIIESIEIAGPGFINFRVGNAAWCRTLGVIETAGAAYGTSRSGESRKVQVEFVSANPTGPLHIGHGRGAAIGDTICRLLDATGWEVTREFYYNDAGAQIANLARSVQARGLGIEPDDPRWPADGYQGEYIKDVSRSYLARETVDAGDQHVTGAGDPNDLDAIRRFAVAYLRREQDQDLLAFDVHFDIYSLESSLYAEGRVEAAVERLIGNGHTYEQDGALWLRTTDFGDDKDRVMRKSDGGYTYFVPDVAYHLAKWERGFVRVINEQGADHHSTITRVRAGLQALNAGIPQGWPEYVLHQMVTVMRGGEEVKISKRAGSYVTLRDLIDEVGRDATRFFFLMRKPDSQLVFDIDLAKQQSLENPVYYVQYAHARICSIFENAAEKGIAVPSFASASLERLGTPEEMAIVKLLASFPEVVEGAALAFEPHRITYYLQELAGSFHSFYNKNRVITEDVELAGVRLHLLACVARTLKNGLGLLGVSAPEKM from the coding sequence ATGAAGGAAATCGTGCGCACCTTGGTGCGCGACGGGCTTGAGCGGTGTTTTGCCGACGGCTCCCTCGCCCCGGGTGAGATGCCTGCTGTGGTCATAGAGAAGCCGGCCCATGAGGAGCACGGCGATTTCGCCTGTAACGTCGCCATGTCAATGGCCAAGGCGCAGCGGAAGGCCCCCCGCCAGATAGCCGAGCTGCTCGTGAAACATATCGAAGACCGTGACGGAATCATCGAGAGTATCGAGATTGCCGGTCCCGGCTTTATCAATTTCAGGGTTGGAAATGCCGCCTGGTGCCGCACCCTCGGCGTCATCGAGACGGCAGGGGCCGCCTACGGCACGAGTCGTTCAGGGGAGAGCCGGAAGGTGCAGGTGGAGTTCGTCAGCGCCAATCCCACCGGTCCGCTCCATATCGGTCATGGACGTGGCGCGGCCATTGGCGATACCATTTGCCGCCTTCTGGATGCCACGGGGTGGGAAGTGACCCGCGAATTCTACTATAACGATGCCGGCGCCCAGATCGCCAATCTGGCGCGTTCCGTTCAGGCGCGCGGCCTCGGTATCGAGCCGGACGACCCACGGTGGCCGGCCGACGGCTACCAGGGCGAGTATATCAAGGATGTCTCCCGCTCCTATCTGGCGCGGGAGACCGTCGATGCCGGCGATCAGCATGTCACCGGCGCCGGCGACCCGAACGACCTCGACGCGATCCGCCGGTTCGCCGTGGCGTACCTGCGGCGGGAGCAGGATCAGGATCTCCTGGCCTTCGATGTCCACTTCGATATCTACTCACTGGAATCGAGCCTCTACGCCGAGGGGCGTGTCGAGGCAGCGGTGGAGCGCCTCATCGGGAATGGCCATACCTATGAGCAGGATGGCGCCCTCTGGCTCCGCACCACGGACTTCGGTGACGACAAGGATCGCGTCATGCGCAAGAGCGATGGCGGATACACCTACTTTGTCCCCGACGTAGCCTATCACCTGGCAAAGTGGGAGCGTGGTTTCGTTCGCGTCATCAACGAACAGGGGGCGGACCACCACAGCACCATTACCCGGGTCCGGGCCGGCCTGCAGGCTCTGAACGCCGGCATCCCGCAGGGGTGGCCGGAATATGTGCTCCACCAGATGGTGACGGTCATGCGTGGCGGCGAGGAGGTAAAGATCTCCAAGCGTGCCGGCAGCTATGTCACCCTTCGGGACCTGATCGACGAAGTGGGGCGCGACGCAACCCGCTTCTTCTTTCTGATGCGCAAGCCCGATTCCCAACTCGTCTTCGACATCGATCTGGCCAAGCAGCAGTCCCTCGAAAACCCGGTCTATTACGTCCAGTACGCCCACGCCCGCATCTGCAGCATCTTCGAAAACGCAGCGGAGAAGGGGATTGCGGTGCCATCCTTCGCTTCGGCATCGTTGGAGCGGCTTGGGACGCCGGAAGAGATGGCAATCGTGAAGCTTCTCGCCTCGTTCCCCGAGGTGGTGGAGGGAGCGGCCCTTGCCTTTGAACCTCACCGCATTACCTACTACCTTCAGGAGCTTGCCGGTTCATTCCACTCGTTCTACAATAAAAACCGGGTCATAACCGAAGATGTTGAGCTGGCTGGCGTCCGGCTCCATCTGCTCGCCTGCGTGGCGCGCACGCTGAAAAACGGCCTCGGACTCCTCGGGGTATCAGCCCCGGAGAAGATGTGA
- a CDS encoding FtsB family cell division protein: MRKRMYAIPAACILFILYFTVFGERGLLRIYHLSREREQIQERFGEIKAENDKFKREIEALKTDRRYLESIARKDFGLVRPNEMVYQFPSAEKPVAEQKQQKPAPTAAEKKR; encoded by the coding sequence ATGCGGAAACGGATGTATGCCATTCCTGCAGCGTGCATATTGTTCATTCTCTACTTCACCGTTTTCGGTGAGCGGGGACTCCTGAGGATCTACCATCTGAGCCGCGAGCGCGAGCAGATCCAGGAGCGGTTTGGCGAGATCAAGGCCGAGAACGACAAGTTCAAGCGCGAGATCGAGGCGCTGAAGACCGACCGCCGTTACCTCGAAAGCATTGCGCGCAAGGATTTTGGGCTGGTACGCCCCAACGAGATGGTCTACCAGTTTCCCTCGGCGGAAAAGCCGGTAGCTGAGCAGAAGCAGCAGAAGCCGGCACCGACGGCAGCGGAAAAGAAGCGATAG
- a CDS encoding MoaD/ThiS family protein codes for MNITVKLFATFRTGRFDIESRDYAEGTTVADVVRELSLAEKELGIMLVNSRHVKLDHRLAEGDTLALFPLLGGG; via the coding sequence ATGAACATAACCGTAAAACTCTTTGCCACCTTCCGCACCGGCCGGTTCGACATCGAATCCCGCGACTACGCCGAAGGGACCACAGTGGCCGACGTAGTGCGGGAACTCTCCCTCGCCGAAAAGGAACTGGGAATCATGCTGGTGAACAGCCGCCACGTGAAGCTGGACCACCGGCTTGCGGAAGGGGATACCCTGGCTCTCTTCCCGCTCCTGGGAGGAGGGTAG